The Methanosphaera sp. BMS genome contains a region encoding:
- a CDS encoding flavodoxin family protein: MDAISIIASSRRNGNCKQIVDKITEGIIENGGTNNIYFIEDMNIRGCQGCRRCKDLDNPTKCILDDDFNRVMEKIEEGRALIFAAPNYFGEINAQGHLFMDRFFSMTKTTPNRLKDNPKAVIIHTYGASQGHYDEYINSRTRRFTSIGFDVVDVLSVGENKPSKGDGSKVLLKAKEIGLNL; this comes from the coding sequence ATGGATGCTATCAGTATTATTGCAAGCAGTAGAAGAAATGGCAATTGTAAACAGATTGTTGACAAGATAACAGAGGGAATCATTGAAAATGGCGGAACAAATAACATTTATTTCATAGAGGACATGAATATCAGGGGTTGTCAGGGATGCCGTCGCTGCAAAGACTTGGATAATCCGACAAAATGCATATTGGATGATGACTTCAATAGGGTTATGGAAAAGATTGAAGAGGGACGTGCACTGATATTTGCAGCGCCCAATTATTTCGGTGAGATTAACGCACAAGGCCACCTGTTCATGGACAGATTCTTTTCCATGACCAAGACAACCCCCAACAGGTTGAAGGACAATCCAAAAGCAGTTATCATACACACTTATGGTGCAAGTCAGGGACATTATGACGAATACATAAACTCCCGTACGAGACGATTCACATCAATAGGATTTGACGTAGTGGACGTACTGTCAGTAGGTGAAAACAAGCCATCAAAGGGTGATGGTAGCAAGGTACTTTTGAAAGCCAAAGAGATAGGATTGAATCTATAA
- a CDS encoding flavodoxin family protein has protein sequence MKVVTLITSSHRNGYTKQIVDRLTIGIQDNGGSNEVLFMDDYDIKYCTGCRACQKGGGCILDDDYNEIIDKIRHADYFIFTAPVFYNDIAGHSKMFLDRLGSCNYDAELTIPETKALLMITHMSKNINPFVIENTHRCMATGNFQVNKILDIGSLIMDGKLDEFELEDYEDIGYELEEYEVIPHKLDLESATL, from the coding sequence ATGAAAGTTGTAACATTAATAACGTCATCACACCGCAACGGTTATACCAAACAAATCGTTGACAGATTAACCATTGGAATTCAGGATAACGGCGGATCAAATGAGGTGCTGTTTATGGATGACTATGACATCAAGTATTGTACCGGCTGCAGGGCATGCCAGAAAGGTGGAGGATGCATTCTCGATGATGACTATAACGAGATTATCGACAAGATACGCCATGCCGATTACTTCATATTCACGGCACCGGTATTCTACAATGATATTGCAGGTCATTCCAAGATGTTTTTAGATAGATTGGGTTCATGCAACTATGACGCCGAACTTACAATTCCCGAGACAAAAGCTTTGCTTATGATTACCCACATGTCAAAAAATATCAATCCATTCGTCATAGAAAATACCCACAGATGCATGGCAACGGGTAACTTCCAAGTCAATAAGATTCTGGATATCGGCAGTTTGATTATGGATGGCAAACTTGATGAATTTGAGTTAGAAGATTATGAGGATATAGGATATGAATTGGAGGAATATGAGGTAATACCACATAAGTTAGACCTTGAATCCGCTACATTGTAG